GACTTCGCTAATCTTAACTCCGGAGAATGAATGGATGAATGGAAGATTTCTAAATGTCTGGATGACTTGCTTCCTATACGTAGCTTGAGTATAGGATCTTGTCTGGGAGGTAAACTCTCTGGGGTTCGATATGTTGTTGTACACCTGAAGGACAGGTAGGATAGATATCAACTTAAACTTTCTTTCGATACTATAATTACCTTCTGACTCGTCGTTAGTGATCTGAAATGGTTCCTTATTGCAGGTTTATGATAATTGTTAGAATAATACAAATGAATATTAATGACGAGGGTATAACTTTAGTATATAATGAATCCCTGATCTGTGTCGAGGGCTGTGGAGGGAATAGTAGTCATATCatgggcacaggagcgggaccgcCAGTGCTCTTTAAGCCAAGCAAGTCGCCTTCGTGGTGAATACTAGTTATAAATTTAATTCCCCAATCATGCAGTATTGTGACTGAGGCAGCAGTCATTAATATTTAATTACACGCTTAATGAAGCACCGTATTTTGTAAGTATTTCTTACACTTACAAATCTGTAATTTGTAAGTGTAATTTTTCCCAAAGTGTATTTCTCTGGTGGACCGTTGTTGTTGAGGCGAGGGGATGGGGGTAggcgggtgggggaggggggaaggatgaTAGGGATAGAGGGGGATGAGGTCGGGCCGTAATTGGGGACGAAGAGTAGCGGGAAgagaaatataaaacaaatcttaGGATTAGAGAAAATTCACTATATAGACTACTGCCAGTTGAGGTCCCTTGGAACAGAATGATATGATACTAAGTTCTTCTGTCTTCTCTGAAACTCACCTGTAGCTGCAGGTGCAGTCGCTGATGAGTACACCCGTCACCTGACTCACCTGGAGCTGCAGGTACACTCACTGATGAGTACACCCGTCACCTGACTCACCTGTAGCTGCAGGTGCACTCACTGATGAGTACACCCGTCACCTGACTCACCTGGAGCTGCAGGTGTAGACTCGACATTATGTAAGCTTCAAGCAACCAATATCTTCGCGGACAAAAACTGGATGAACGAGTCAAAAAGAAAATCCCGAACGCAGACGCCGCTCAGAGATTCCAAAGGTCAGCAAATCTCACTGGTCCAGCTGGTCTGATGGTCCCTGGTCCAGCTGGTCTGATGGTCCCTGGTCCAGCTGGTCTGATGCTCCCTGGTCCAGCTGGTCCCCTCAGCTGGAGGGGAGGTGCGTGAGGGGAAGAAGGGGAGCTGTAGGGTGGTGTAAGATACGAGGTGTGAGTAGGAGCAGGAGGAGACAATAGGGTGGGATAAGAGATGTTCGGGATGTTAAGAAGCGGTGGCCATTGTCGACAGAAGAAGAGCAAGAGAATAACAAAAAGCGAAAAGCGCGGATAGGAagcgtaggaggaggaggaggcgggggTGGTGCAACTTTCGAATCTAGCATCATAAGAACTTGCCAATGGAGAACAAGTAATCTTCACCAAGACATCTTCTCCCGCAGGTCTGGTCGAAGACTCTTCCTCCAACACCAAATACGGAGACATGACTGGGCGAGCCAGAGAGGCTTCGGTAAGCCTGCCGTCAAGAGTCACGGGGAAATGGATCAAACAAAACCTGTGTGCATGGGGGAGAGTAACCCACATCGGTAAACTAGCAGACGCTGTCACACCTCCAACctcgctacaagtatctctgccaGTTCCACTTGTATGGGGATCTATATAAATAAAGGAAAGTGTTAATTGTGTGAAATAAGACACTAGGATATTACATTTTACATTGTGAACAATTTATCCAGGGCATCAATAAGCCTGCCTGACCAGTCCGTTCTAAAGTTCCCCAAGGTCAaaaaaaacggtcaatttaagtgtcctctcctaacctaccagagaacccagaacagaaaacgggacaatacgtcgaccagaccacacactaaaaagtgaagagacgacgacgtttcggtccgtcctggaccattatcaactcgATTatctcgaaacgtcgtcgtctcttcactttttagtgtgtggtttggtcaacatacttcagccacgttattgtgactcctcgtctgcatagggGACAGTACGTCACCTTCGCCAGCCACTTCCATCttctagtacgaccatttttggccttatgtaacgcatatgaTGGAAATGCGACGTTGTTTGTAAGAGGAGAGGTTGACCTGACAAGATCCAGCGCATCACCAAGCCAGCCATTCGTTACTTAGGTCCCCGTAGAGGAGTCGAGAGGATTGTTGGTGTTAGGTGCCAGGAGACGCGGAGCGTCCGCCAAGTTGTGCTCTGTAACGCCGCGCGTGTTACAGCCACCTGCTCCGAGCACCCCAACGGAAACTGTGGAGGGATTACCCGCAGGATCACCTCGGCCTCTTGTGAAGGGCAACGGCATCTTGCTCACGTCCCTCACCTGTGTGAGGCGCACTAGACAGTCACACACTCGCTCATAACCCTAGACAATCATCATCagcctcactcactctcacaccaacacacacacacacacacactcaacacactcacacccccatacacttacacccgctacatactcacacccccaacactcacacacccccgaTACACTCACCCTCCAACACAGGACAGGCCAgtgccttaacttgtataccattcaaggtgatggagaagatcgtgagaaaaaacctagtaacacatctgtagagaagggacttcgtgacacaccaccaacatgggttcagggagggtaagtcTGGTCTCACagccttaatagaattctacgatcaggtgacaaagattaagcaagaaagagaaggatgggtggactgcattttcttggactgtcggaaagcctttgacactaccccataaaaggctgatgcataagctggagaaacaggcaggagtaactggtagggcgctccagtggataagggagtacctaaacaatagaaagcagagttacagtgagaggtgagacctcagattggcgttaagtcaccagtggagtcccacagggctctgtactcgaacctatcctgtttctgatatacgtaaatgatctcccagagagtatagactcattcctctcaatgtttgctgacgacgccaacattatgagaaggattaagacagaggaggacagcttgagacttcaagaagatccggacaaactgaaggaatggtccaacaaatggttgctagagtttaacccaagcaaatgtattgtaatgaagataggtgtagggagcaggaggccagatacaaagtatcatatGGGAGAaaaaattcttcaagaatcagagagagagaaagacctgggggttaatatcacgccagacctgtcccctgaagcccatatcaagaggatattatcagcggcatacgccaggttggccaacattaaGAACGGCttctagaaacttgtgtaaggaatcattcagaactttgtataccacatatgtcagaccaatcctggagtatgcagctccagcatggagtccatatctagtcaagcataagactaaactggaaaaggttcaaaggtttgcctccagactagtacccaaactgaggggtatgagctatgaggagagactacggaaatttaacctcatgtcactgggagaagagaagttaggggggacatgatcaccatatacaagattctcaaaggaattgatagggtagataaagacaaactattaacacaagggacacacgcactaggggacacaggtggaaattgagtgcccaaatgagtcaaagagatattagaaaagaCATTTTTAGTGTCCGCGTagttgagaaatggaatgcattatgaagtgatgtggtggaggctgactccatacacagtttcaaatgtagatatgatagagcccagtaggctcaggaatctgtacatcagttgattgacaattgagaggcgggaccaaagagccagagctcaaccttcgcaagcacaacttggtgagtactactaagtgagtacacactcacacccccacacacccccacacacccccacacacgctcacccccacacacccccacacacactcacccccccacacacacacccccacacacactcaccccacccccccacacacacacacccacacacacacaccacacacacccccacacacacacacccacacacacccccacacaccccacacactcccctaccATTGTTCCCAGAGGTTGCAGGCAGCGCCGCCACCCGCCATTACCCAGGGGAAACTTTTACTTTCTTGCTCTCTGACCTTTCATGCCATTCTTTGCTTTCGTTCCCTGTGTCGCTCTGCTGCTCTCGCTcacctcccctcttcctctctcttaccTTCACTCTTGTCCTCTTTCTTGGCTCTTACCACGAACTCTACCAGTTTTCTTTCTGTTTTCTCTCCTTCAGCTTGCATTTATTGGCTCGACTTTTTGTATGTTTCTTGTAGGTCAAAGGTCAAGGCTGGTGTTAAGTAAATAATCTTGACAAGAAGTATTTCCTATATATATTGTCAGACTTATTCCCCTCCGCCGTACCCTGACGAGTCTCACCCGAGTCTGATGGATCCGTCTCAGACGACTCGACTCAAGGCAGACAAGAGGTCAAATTCAGTTCGACAACTGTTGAACACCTTGAGGTGCATAGGTGCTTCACCTTGAGGTGAACACCTGGAACAGGTGCTATtctcttatattttttttttcctatcACGTTCACTGGGTTTTACTTTGTCTTTATTGTAACTCCTTGTTCGTATTCTGACAAATTATTATTTGTCATTTGTCTGGTGATAGAGCCCCTCCGCCAGCTCCACGAGTGGTTGTTGACCACCCGGCCTAGCCAGGGTCTGCTAGGCCCTGGCTAGGGCCCCTGGCTAGGGCCTAGCAGACCCTGGCTAGCCCTGGGAAATATTGGGAAATATTGCGAAATATTCTACTTTGCTGATAACAATGACTGATAAAGTTGCCTCGTGAACTGACGTGTTGTGATCACCTTGACTAGTTAGGTTGTAGGGTACAGTTGTATCGTCTACTGCTGGGTTATATATTAAGAGCATTGAGGCTGACCGTCCCCAAAGGTGCACGTAAACCACATTTACGACCATTTTAGAGAGCTTCAAGTCGTGGCTCTTGGCGTTGGCTCTTGGGATAATGGGAATGAATTCATCTACGAAGACTGCAGTATGATGGGAACGTGTTCATCTACACGACCCTACACCAGAACGTGTGTACATCTGGACCTGCAAGTGGCTGAGGTGACAGGCTAGTCAGGGTCAGGGTTGCACATCGTAATCATCTCTCAACCCTGACGTTTGCTTGACCCTGGCCCGAGTTATGGCAGGCCAGGAGCAATGTTGGCCCAGGTCACGAGAAGAAGTATACCTTGCTTGACACCTTagttgtctgtctctctgtctctgtctgtctgtctgtctgtctgtctgtctgtctgtctgtctgtctgtctgtctgtctgtctctctctctctctctctctgtctgtctgtctctctgtctctctgtctgtctgactgtctctcctctctctctctcctctctctctctctcgtctctcatctctctcctctctctctctctctcgtcctctctccctctctctctctctccctctctctctctctctctctctctcctctctctcctctctctctctcctctctctctctccctctcctctctcctctctctcctctctcctctctctctctctctctctctctctctctctctctctcgtctctctctcctctctctctctctctccctctctctctctctcatctccctcctctctctctctctctctctctctctctcgtctctctctctctctctctcttctctctctctctctctctcctctcctctcttctctctctctctcctctctctctctctctctcatctccccctCTACCTCTCCTCTCTATCCTCCTCCCCGTATGAAAGGTCGTCAGTACAGCTTGGGGACTAACCGTGTTGTGAGAGCTTCGGGCGCAGGAAAGAAGCGCCAAGGTTGGAACTCTTGCTTAATATTTCCAGAGTGTCAAGAATCCAGAGCATTATTTTGGCCTCAAGTTGTTTTCCCACCAATCTAAAACTACGTGAGAATTTGCTTTCGCCTTTTTGATAGGAGATTCCCATGGCATAATTACCATTGGTAAAGACGcgacaaaatatctgaaattaacATTCTGGTGGTGTGACCTTGTGGGCTGTTGTATATGTGAAAGGAAGAAGCAGGGAATGAAAACCGGATGTTAGGGTTACCTGGATTAGATGAGGAGGTACCGGATGAGTACCGGAACCGGGTAAAGGGTACCGGATCTAACGGATAAAGAGTTCAGAAAGCCAGTGATGATGCTCGCGTTTATCTAAACTGGTCACACGAGTACTTTTTTAGAGAATATCAAAGGATGTTGAGGTGGAGGTGCTCATATCTCTTATGAAATCGAGGTCATTGATATACGTGAAGTGAAGCGGGTTTGGGTTCTCTTCCTTATCTGAGGCACAGTACCGCCCGTCACCCCAAGCTCTCACACAGTACACTACGTTAAATGGACAGTTATGTCCATTTAACGTCCTGTATTACAGTACGAGCATCGTAAGTGGCAGCAAGTGAGAGGTGCAATAAGTGAGAGTGGAACAAGTGAGAGTGGAACAAGTGAGAGTGGAACAAGTGAGAGTGGAACAAGTGAGAGTGGAACAAGTGAGAGTGGAACAAGTGAGAGTGGAACAAGTGAGAGTGGAACAAGTGAGAGTGGAACAAGTGAGAGCAAAACAAGTAAGAGTGGAACAAGTGAGAGTGGAACAAGTGAGAGTGGAACAAGTGAGAGTGGAACAAGTGAGAGTGGAACAAGTGAGAGTGGAACAAGTGAGAGTGGAACAAGAGAGAGTGGAACAAGTGAGAGTGGAACAAGTGAGAGTGGAACAAGAGAGGTGGAACGTACACAGAGCAGCACACATACCCGCGCTAGTCACTGCCACAACTCCTTCAGCTAAGAAGAAAGCAATTCTTGCGGCGTTCTCCAAATTTATATTTATCTGTCACACAATAAAATGTCTTGAGTTTCATTGTCATGAGGCCGGGTAATATATTATTGTgtcggagagtgtgagggagaggtcgACTGTACTCTCtagtgtgagggagaggtcgACTGTACTCTCtagtgtgagggagaggtcgACTGTACTCTCTAGCGTGAGGGAGAGGTCGACTGTACTCTCTAGCGTGAGGGAGAGGTCGACTGTACTCTCTAGCGTGAGGGAGAGGTCGACTGTACTCTCTAGCGTGAGGGAGAGGTCGACTGTACTCTCTAGCGTGAGGGAGAGGTCGACTGTAACTCTCTAGTGTGAGAGAGAGGTCGACTGTACTCTCtagtgtgagggagaggtcgactgtactttctagtgtgagggagaggtcgACTGTACTCTCTAGGGAGAggttgagggagagggaagacagGCAACTCGAGCTCCTCAAACATTCCAGGAACATTGTTGACCTTTGACCTGGCCAAATGGTTTGGTAGTGTAAGTGTCCCATATTATTACTGTGTAGTCTTCCTCATCCACTTCCTTCTTAGCTTCCTTATTTTCCCTCATATTTTTCCTGGTCTTCCTCATCCTCTTCCTATTGCTTTGTTTTCTTCCTCTCCCCTTCCTGTAACTTTTTCTCATTATCACATTtgtctcattttctctctcttcacGCTTTGGTTATTTTCTCTGATCGTCACTTCTCTTTCCACTGTGATTCTTCTCTCCTTTCCTGTCATACATTCATCTTTCTCTCATAGTTCTCTCTTCTGGTATTTGtccctctatttctctctctctctctctctctctctctctctctctctctctctctctctctctcgtctctctctctctctctctctctctctctctctctcgcgcgcgtccTTGTCACCCCCCTTATAACCCTCCTCTACCTCTTATTTATGAGTTCCAGACTACGTCCCATAATCCTCTTTCTGTCCCTCACCTCCATACTTCCAATCACCCATTCCCCATctccccacccttccctccccctccccccccccccccctcacccctgttTGCTGGTCCACACTAGTGGCCTCGCGTCTGTACTCACACTCACAGCTCACTCACAAGAGAGAGAACAAGCTTAGCTTTGCTGCCAACACCCACGCATCGTGTCAGCGAGGCggtcagcccgcctgctttcatacctctcactgtatttcccatttctaaactttaccttcacctgtgcctctccatcctctttactcccccccccccccaaaaaaaaaatgttcggAAGGTCAACAAATGGAACGCACCGAAAGACGAAgttctggaagccacctccatccataacTTAAAGGACAGATTCGCTAAAGAATTTAtcttaaaaatgattatattttaaCGCGACAGGTTCACcaaggctagtaggcggggcGGTTAGACCCCACGCACTCGTAGACACTTCTAGGTAAGTACTAGTTGGTAATACAcgtacccaaccaccaccaccacaccacatccaccaccatttacggggtattcatgcccgtgccacctcttgggtggcttaaccttcatcaatcaatcaatccttcaATCCTCCACCATAAGCAGATGATCCGCCCCACGGGAGCATGTTGTCACCTGAAGGACATTACCTATCCCAGTCACTAGCACCGCCGGGACGTCccccacaggaggaggaggagggagtctCCGGTGCCAAGCCCCTGGCACTCGTGGCACCGTCCTCCAGTCACCAACACTGGGGAAACACTGAAGTGGGCCAGGGAGTACCGGAAGGGCTGGTGGTAAAGAGTCACAGTGAGAGAGGAGGCTTCAAGCTGGAGGAGTgtaacaagtggagtcccacaaggctctagtCTAGGACTACTCTTGCTCATAATTTATGTGAATGACTTGCTCTATAAGCAAGTCTAACTTAGCCCAAtaaaacataacctaacccagcatAACCCATCCTaaactaacctgacctaacctaaccttcgtcGTGTTGCTTCCGCCGAGGCTGCAGGAgtctcggtggtggtggtggagtggtgactCTCCATCATGTGGagtctatattctccgcctcacGTCCAGGACCATGTGGAGAGTCTATATCCTGCCTGACTCACCTCCCCCAGGCGTCCAGGACCATGTGGAGAGTCTATATCCTGCCTGACTCACCTCCCCCAGGCGTCCAGGACCATGTGGAGAGTCTATATCCTGCCTGACTCACCTCCCCCAGGCGTCCAGGACCATGTGGAGAGTCTATATCCTGCCTGACTCACCTCCCCCAGGCGTCCAGGACCATGTGGAGAGTCTATATCCTGCCTGACTCACCTCCCCCAGGCGTCCAGGACCATGTGAGAGTCTATATCCTGCCTGACTCACCTCCCCCAGGCGTCCAGGACCATGTGGAGAGTCTATATCCTGCCTGACTCACCTCCCCCAGGCGTCCAGGACCATGTGGAGAGTCTATATCCTGCCTGACTCACCTCCCCCAGGCGTCCCAGGATCATGTCTTCAGTCAACTTCCCATTCCACCTTCACCTGCCAGGTGTGtcgctggtgccccccccccccccttcctctcctcaTCAACTCTTCAACTCTCTCAAATTTTCGCCCATTTCTTAATTTGTTTGTGTCACCCTAATTCCTCTTTCTGTTCTTGCCTgtgcgttctctctctctctctctctctctctctctctctctcatctctctctctctctctctctctctctctctctctctctctctctcatctctctctctctctctcatctttttCATTGGGATCTTTCCACTCCTAAGGTATATTCCATAATGTCTTCCTCTctcgttccttccttccttcgcgCATTATCATTTGTTTTCATTGTATTATTTCCACTTTCAGGTTTTATCCTACGATCTCGCTTCTCCTGCCTCAGCTGTTTTCCATTCCGTTGTTTTGTTTCTCTTCCTGCCACTATTTGGTGCTGTTCTTcatttcccttcttccctccccGCGTCTCTCCCTCCCTTTACGGATGGCGTAGAGGCGTAGAGGGTGGAGATAGACAGCTCTTTAGTTGGGGAAAGAAAATAATGCTGTATATGGGGTCCGGTACAGAGATGTGTAGTGTCCGGTACAGAGATGTGTAGTGTCCGGTACAGAGATGTGTAGTGTCCGGTACAGAGATGTGTAGTGTCCGGTACAGAGATGTGTAGTGTCCGGAACAGAGATGTGTAGTGTCCGGTACAGAGATGTGTAGTGTCCCGGTACAGAGATGTGTAGTGTCCGGTACAGAGATGTGTAGTGTCCGGTACAGAGATGTGTA
This DNA window, taken from Procambarus clarkii isolate CNS0578487 chromosome 40, FALCON_Pclarkii_2.0, whole genome shotgun sequence, encodes the following:
- the LOC138372988 gene encoding sericin-1-like; this translates as MNESKRKSRTQTPLRDSKGLVEDSSSNTKYGDMTGRAREASYEHRKWQQVRGAISESGTSESGTSESGTSESGTSESGTSESGTSESGTSESGTSESGTSESKTSKSGTSESGTSESGTSESGTSESGTSESGTSESGTRESGTSESGTSESGTREVERTQSSTHTRASHCHNSFS